The Dermacentor albipictus isolate Rhodes 1998 colony unplaced genomic scaffold, USDA_Dalb.pri_finalv2 scaffold_13, whole genome shotgun sequence region taattttgAGAGACCTATGGTTGCGTAAGTATGGACTGAGTAACTCCCTTACTTAATATGTTTTCCTTTAAGAAATCTTCCTTTGTAAGGCTGTCTTTCTGATACTTTTTTGTCTTTGACTGAGTTAGAGTCGTAGCTTTTTCAGACAAAGGGGACCTACACCGTTTTAACGATCGTGGATCCATGCCCAGTGTGTTATCGTTGATGCCTGCACATTGGCTCTGGTTAACATCGACGGGTGGAATTACAATTTGGGCATCTTGCGACGTGCAATTGGCGGTTACTTCTTCATTTGAAGGACGTGTACACTGAGTCGTTCGAGAAGCTATACCAACTGCTGTTGTTGTTCCGAATATCTGCGCCATCTGGCTAGTTAGAATTTGTGTCAAGAACTCACAAAGGTTTCCAGCTGGGCACTTCATAGATTTTTCCGTCGCCCTTTCGATGGCATCAGCAATAGAAATTGAAAGAGACGCATCCGTTGCTGTCACCTGGTGGGCTGTGACGCCAGCGTATCCCTGTGTCCTAGAATTAATTTCCGCTACGGCTTCTCTACGGGAGCGTCTTCGTTAAACGAGTTCCAGAATTTGAATTTCCCGTGCCTTTGCTGAGCAATAAGAATAATCAGCAGAGTGCGCCTCATTGCAGAGGCAgcatctttctttcttgcttttgcaCTCGCTAGAATTATGGTCTTCACCACAAATTCGGCACCTGGGAGCAGATCTACATCCTTTTACCGTGTGTCCGTAGCGCCAGCATGTCACACATTGGAGGGGACGAGGGGACAGAGGTTCCACTCTGCATATTAGAGGCCATGCCTTTATCTCTGAGGGTCGAATTGTCCCTGCAAATGTGGCTATGATCGACTCAGTAGGGATCTTGTTTTTCTCGACCACATGTCCACACCGATAAACTGAAATTACACCCGCCGGTGAAAGCATCTCTAAAACTTCTGCCGGTGTCATGTTGACGTAGACACCGCGGACAAGCCCTTTCGCACATGCCAAGTGGGGAGGAATAAATGCGCTCACCGGATTGGCGGCAAACAGCGAACACTATAAAAGGTCttgtacacaggactggtctgccgAAAAGCAGAGGACACCACCTCTGACAAAATGGCGGACCTCGGTGATGTTCTGGAAATGGGCCGTCGCCGATCGCAATTCCGCCTGAATCACTTTTGAATTCTTCATCCGTATGACTCCGTTATTGGTTGGAACAAGAGCCACAGGAACTTACGTGACGCCGTTGCGTAGAAACAGATCCACAGGTAACTCCTGCGGAGGAATAGAAGCGGACCAGGGGAGGCCCCTAGTCCGGGTGAAGAAAAGGGCATCTGCATGGTCTGATTAGGTAAATAATGATGAAACTAGCAAAACTGTTGACAGTCTATAAAAGAAAAAATAGCTACTGCATCCTTGGCCAAAACCCTGCGAGGCAAGAACAGCTCCACTAGAAGCTCCACTGGTCGAGCGGCGCGGTGCTTTGCCACGGCTCCCAAATACTCCTCTCGGCCGCTTCGTCCTCTTTGCCACCGGACACGTGTTTCTTGCTGCAGCATGCTGCCATTCTGAGAGAGCGCGCCGGGTGTACGTTCGTCACGGTCTACCTGGTAGCCGCGGGACGACGTTCACACAGCGCTTTTTCTAATGCTTCAGGCGGTAGCGCGTAGAAAAATGTTGACACGAAGCCATGACGAAGGTTTGAAATCTCCGGAGACCTCGATCATGCTGCTATTTGCTCTGGCACGTTTCAATCAGCAGCCAGTCCCTAAATTGATCTCGAAACAGTCCTACCGGATAACAGACACCCGTAAGCCATGATGAATCCCCTTTAAAAGAGATAGGCTCTTTAATGCATCTTGGAGACATCTGTCTGGTGGCACGCCTAGGGTGCTCATCCAGATGAGTATGATGAAAACTGAAATTACGTGCACAGTACACAACATTCAGAGAGTGCCTTAGTGGGGCCGTCGACATTGGTGAGTCGGTATACACGTATGGAGACATCGCGGCTGCACCGTCTTGCGGCGGTGCTTCGCTAAAGTATTCAATACTTCAGAGAAATTTATTTTCTTGTAATCAATAGCCAACAAAATTACATCTGCCGCTACAGTCATTGCGTACAACCCTACATTCTACCGGTGCGGGACAACAATGACGTACTATAGATATCCGACGGACATCCGCTACCATGACATCGATATTCTAGAGATGTCTCGAATACGCCTCTCGCACGACCGTTTGGCCGCACTTTTGGTGTCCTGCGAACATCCCTTGCATGTCCGCAAAGGACATTATGGGGACATGCTGCGTGCACTTTACGGTTGTATGTCGGTGCCTTTTGCACAGTGTTTACCATAATGCTATTTACATGTAGCATCACACGGTGTGTCACATGCAAAGGCTGAACGCCCACTCATGAAGAACAGATGCATCAATTGTGTGCACACGttacgcgcgcacgcacgtaggCGGAAGTATGGCATCCTCGATTCTTTCTAGGCCTTTCGCCAAGCGCTTATTGCTTATGGAACCTATTTAATTAAGGCctattgaactaattgaagttTTCACAGTTGCATCGGAAAATTCGTAACGTACGACGTACACACAAGATGTGGGCATGCTAGCTCGCGATTGTAATTCGAACAGGCGAGAAAACAATTCAGTGACCAGGAAAGGCAACGCCTCAATTCGAGGGCAAATATTCACTTGTATGTCAAAAAGGACCTTATGCGGAATAACCTTGGAACATCCGTCATAGATTATCCGAAAGCTGACGTCCAGCGGATGTCCTATTTGTATCCGAAATGCCGCATAGACATTGAGACGCGATTCGGATGCCCAATGGATTTAGTACACTTGAACAAATGtgaccctttggggtgtatatttgtagcgtacaccctttggggtgtaagtGGACGTGGAAAAGCTTTAATGGGGAAACAAGAAATGACATTTATTTCATAATTTCTACCGATcatagcatagtgcaggatgtagaagtgataggtagtgATCATagaagtgcagtgatcataggttagtgagggctaggattcacctcaattcgaaccgagaaagagtaaaattggtcaagaaaaagtAGGTCAACTTAGAGGCGGTAAGGCTAAAAGccgacaaatttaggctggtacttgcaaacaaatatgcagccttagaacagagatgatgatgatgacatagaggtaatgaatgaaatcgtaacgaggctggcttcagaggcagcaattgaagtggcaaccagtaggcaagctcacccaattaacaaaggacctaataaagaaacgacaaagaatgaaagtgtctaactgaagaggtaagatagaattcgcggaactatcAAGACTGATCAACAAAgagaaaataagtgatatttgaaactataacgtgagaaagactgaagaagccgtaaaaaatggacgcagcctgaaatcagtgagaaggaaacttggcataggacaaataAAAATGTATGCGCTGAAAGAAAATcagggtaatattatcagcaatctcgaaggtataataaaagcagcggaagaattctatactgacctgtacagtaccccgagaactcaggagtactctattcgaaccaataatgaacagtatacagaaactcctcctataattaGATATGAGaacagaagggccttgcaaggcatgaaacggggagaAACGGCAGGAGAGGagggaataacagtcgatttaatcaaagatggaggaaagataatgctaggaaaactggcggtgCTCTGtaggaagtgtctatcgactgcttGGGTCCAAGAAacctggaagaatgcaaacataataccaatccacaaaaagggagacgttaaagaattgaaaaaatataggcccattagcttactcccagtattatataaaatacttacaaaataatctccaatagattAAGGGCAACAGTGGacattagtcaaccaagggaacaggctggcttcaggaagggatactctacaatggatcgcatccgtctcattattcaggttatcgagaaatcagcagagtacaataagcctctctatgtggctttcatagattacgaaaaagcatttgattcagtagagatacaagcagtcatagaggcattgcgtaatcaagaagtacagaacgcttacgtaaatggTATGGTATAGTAAAgctttattgaagtcctgcagatcgtgagtcttcacaaagcgggccactcccacgtgggaaccgagATGCCGAGCACCTTGGCCatatcgtgggcctgctggacagcccagagttggtcagccagaagggggctgcggagaaccgcctcccatctggccgagctgttatcgtTGACAGATCTTGACCGGGCACaccaccagagcatgtgttctaacgtggctatttctctACAATCGCGGCAAGTAccattggtgtaagtatccggatagattttatggaAGCACGAAGGACTGGGATACGTATTCGTTtttagtagacggagcgttaatgctagAGCTCTATTGAGCCGCGGACGAGGAACGAACttggttctacggctgagatagtagtgtttagtaatctcgttgtagatGGAGGGCGTGCCCCTGTTCTCTagggagtcggcttccgattggtcgaggatAGCGCGGTGGGCGAATTCACGCGTAGCTCCATGAGCCGACTCGTTggggttgggaggagcacccgttatctgaccctgatgtgcgggaaaccaataaatgaagtggtgcgtgattgccttgccccgaAGAACTCCGAGGGCTTGTTTGGAAAcagtgcctttttcaaatgctctgatgGCAGActttgaatcactatagatgacacCCCGTGAGCTATcaagcagggctagtgcaatagccatttgttcagcaattttatagtccctcgtccgaaccgaggcagcattggtgattccttgccgatCATCGACAGTGATGAAGGTAAACATCCGATGCCCTTCGTCCCTTACAAGACGCGGCATcaacaaagctgacctgtcgctgatcactgtgtatttgcctaaggaggctGGCCGCCCTTGCCTTCCTTgtaccgcgattatgatcggggtgcatgttcctaggtatgggCGCAAACCTAATGTTCTCACcaatcgacggaggaacgtcaaaGAACTCTTCCGCTACTCAATCGGGATGATATCtgagttcctgcaagatggatctccctgccttcgttgtagTGAAGCGAGTTAGCGGTGCGAActcctgggcctctgcaatctcttGTAGAGtattatgaatgccaagctgcattaagcgctctgtacaagtgtTTACGGGTAACTACAGAACCGGCTAGTAATCTTCCTAAGGTGTGCCTTCAATTTATTCCGCTCTGCCCATTACCATCGACGatgtaaagtggcacagaacgaaggcatgcatcagtcgaatgaggttatcctccttgagtccacGATGCCGATTTGACACCCTCAGAACTAAACCAAcggcactttcagttttagcaattacCTTGCatatagtcttgccatttgtaccccctgactcaacgGTCAGGGGGTACCCTGACGGTTGAGTACCCCGTTTGTACCCCCTGACCCAACACATTCATTGAATCGACTCTGGGTATGTGGCAACCATTTCATGTATATAGGTTAATGTATCTGTCTTCTAACGGTGTCCATTCCTTGGGCTTTGGACCGCGTTTTTTGGGGCTGTACAGTAAgagttccgacttcaagggggagcatctgagaccggtgTGTTAGACATAGATTTCGATAGTGTCTATAGTCTCCTGTAAGGCTCCCACATCTTTGCCTATAATACTGTGCATcatatagttatatcgtcagcatacatagtgtgCTTGAAGCCTTCAATCTCGAGAAGTATTCTGCTAAAGTCGACCGTGGCTATATTGAACAAAGAGGGGGAAATGACTGACCTCTTTggggtgcccctctcgccaagttccagcagTTGTGATTCAAGATAGACCACCCGGAGGGTAGCCTTCCGATCCGAGAGGAACGATCTATTGTAGTTGTTAAATCTTtcacccagattgagccgagatatcaAGAGTAGGATATGGGCATGTAGaacgttgtcgaaggccttctcaagatcaagcCCCAGAACGGCccgagtgtcgctagagtcgttgCCTATGATTAGATGCTTAATGAGTTTCATGGTATCCTGTGTGGATAGGCCTGCTCTGAATCCTATCAGAATATGTGGGTAAATGTCGTTATTCTCCATGACCTGAGAGAGTCGATTCAAGACCGCGATCTCCATTACCTTACCCACACAGCATGTAAGCTAGGTGTGCCTCAAGTTGTCACCGATAGGTAtcttgccaggtttggggatgagtactgcGAGAGGCGTCTTCTAAGGCAATGGGACGGTTTCATtcctccaaatttcattaatTTCCTCTATGAGGTATGCGACTGATTTATCATGCAGATTTCGCAACTTCTTGTTGGAGACGCCATCCggccctggtgcggatctaccaTTGAGTCCATGTAGAGCCCTACGAATCTCCTCAATGCCAAACTCCGCACCCAGGTAGGAATTGGTCTGGCCCTGGTAATCGAGATGTACAGGAGACCACCCTGAGCCGACTGGGAGATATTTGTTAGCAAGCGTGCGGATTAATTCGTCCTCAGAGGTCATTCGTGCGGCCTCATGTATGGTTCTACCGATGACATGCCTCTGATTAGACTTTGCATTGGTCTCGTTAAGCTTAAGTTGCTTAAGCAAGCTCCAAGTCTTACCATTGCGCATTTAGCCGTGTATCGAATTGCAAACCTCATCCCACTGCTTATTAGAGAGGGTTacacaatgctcctcaatgtgttTGTTAATCTCAGATATATTTTTGCGCAGCCTGCGATTAAGTCCTTGACACTTCCATCTGTTGAGAATGGACTGTTTGGCCTCTAACAGATGGGCTAACCTGCTATCCATTTTCACAACAGGAAGGTTGGTGCATACCTTAGAGGTTGCACGTCGAACGTCCTCTTGGACCTGATCCATCCATTGCTCTATGGTAGGTCGGGAATCTCAGGGAGGTCTCTTCTCCCGAAGCTTGCGGAATTTATCTCAGTCCGTGTACGagaattcgcgctgttttttacccacgataggaagctgggcctcacaaatatagtggtcactaccaaggttctcAGTTAGGTTATTCCATTTGGCCTCAGTCACGTTCTTGACGAAGATGAGATCGGGGGTAGAGTCTCTACACGTGGATGTCCCAATTCGGGTTGGAAAGTTAGGGTCAGTGATCAGCGTCAGGTCCAGATCCATGGCATGCTGCCAGAGATGCTTACCCTTATTGGTATCATATTTATAACCCCAGACATGAAGCCGGGCATTAGAGCCCCCAGCGACAATAAAAGGGCTTGAGCCTGACATGTCTACGGCCTTGCGGAGCAGTCTTAAATCGTTGCCTTTTCTCGTTGGGACTACTACATATGTTAAGAACATATATACCAGCCAATTCGAGATCATGTGTCACATGAGTGAGTTTCTCGCTAACGAGAGTACATGcccccgtccccccccccccctcgactgCACGGCAACCGAGCAAAACCCAGTCGTCGAGATGCCAGGCGAGATGGTTTCCTGTAATAAGATAGCATGGAGCATCTTTTCACAACTGCGTAGATTTTGCTGTAGGGGAGCCTTCTTCCTAgagaagcccctgcagttccattgccaaattcggAATGTCTCAAGGGGCGGAGACATCTCTTACGAGCTGATTCTAGCCCCACCCTAGGTGGGGCTACAATCGGGGCTACGTTGCTAGCTGTTGGGTCAGAAAGACGTATCGGTGGGTTCGGTGGCGTTACCGGGCCCACAACAAACTCGAGAAAGGATCCCATTTTGGCCAACCGTTGGTTGGTGTTTGCTTCTAAGGTCgtcatcttgctttgcatctCAGTGATCCTATCACCTAACTGTTTCCCACTTTCGCTGAGAGCGCTTAACATCTCGAGCACCTCGGATTTAGCTTTACGGGACACGTTCTCCTGATCACAATCTAATGCCCTCTTCTTCGGTGGTCGTGACCCGTCGCTACCCTCAGCCATCGGGACTTCCAGAGTTTCCGAGTTGACGGTAGCGGTGGGTTGCGAGTTCCTAGcgtccttaaagggaagctgaagcggtcttcaatttccatgaattgctgggattgggatgAACAGACCTATTCATTTACGGTtgtgaaatttttttctttgttttgttaatataaggggcagaAATAGCTTTctaaattcccccccccccccccgcggcacGCCCTCGCCACCGCCAAGAGCGGCCTTCGCTAAGAGGAGAAAGGGTGAGGTAAGGGTTTTAGTGTGCACACGGTCAATGTTTAAAACAGATGATCACCTGAGTGTCgaacaaacggccttacagcggCCTTTGACGAAGCCAGGAGGAGGCTCAGCCGGGAATATGCACATTCGTGCAAACAGCTTGCCATTTTCATCCTGTTTTTCCCCTCCGCTGtgtcacggaacactgtactacGGCTCTTTGTTCGGCGCTGTTTTGATACGGTGAAATAACCGACCGAGGGTAAGCTTGCGCATTACGTgatatttgctattcgtcctgCCACGCGGTGCCCGGaggtttagctgttcagcattcgtgttcaaatcgcatgacatgaggcgttacggtaatattGTCATGCTCGCGATACATCTAGTTGAACTCGGTGTGTAAAAACTTCCttccgtagatttcgcactcacagcttgctaccagcagcgaaatgccgcaaaaacaagcgtcggcacagccgcgcccgtggcaaggcgaacgggctcaaataatgaagcaacgttgtgaggtattgaacttGTCAGCTTTCGACGTCgtctagcccaatacaggcatcgctgctgtacaaaaaatgtttttttgccTTTGTACCTAGAGAACTAGCTATGTATCAGGCAtgacaaaattattatttgaaagtaattatattGCATTACTCATTGCTTTCTTATTACAATCGTCGATTTGAATTACATTACCGATTACCGCTTTCAAAaatggtattactttacgattgcttccaaaacgttttcatgcatacaagaagcaaaaagcaaagtttaaagggacgccaacctttcttCAAGGTAAGATACACTTGCCAACAATTCATGCCCTCCCCCCATGTTCCTCCACGATACCTCACGACACTACCAACGTTCTGGCACCGTACACaacttactggtgcatatttaacgcaattaataaattacttcagcCATGAAATTACAGAAACCAAATAATTCTCATTACTAAATCAGTAGACAACTAATCCATCAtataaattactgaaaaagtatttcaattactGGAAGTAATCCAACTGTTGTCATGTTTGCTGATATGCATGATATGCTGAAAGTCATGACATCCATGACTTGCACTCGTTCAGGTTCTAGCAGAGCACCTTTagaaccgagcccctgatgaacctgttccactaccacCACCAATCGAAAAGTTTGAAGCAGCCAGTTTGACACAGGCAGATAATGTTGAAGAGCTTGAAGTAGCCAAACGCgacacttatgttcgcgatcgtgtatcaacatgcaaaaaaccacggaactttagacaagcagcggcaaggtgttTGAGATCGcgtaattgcacccgtgtttacaatctaatgagaagttagtgcttcggcattcttccagcagcaagttcccagtgacactttagcgcattttttctcccgccatttgaacgtgcagctacatgaaaaaaaaaaacacatacgtaccagctaatatttccaacgcgcgagaaggtgcagaCATCGCTCTcactgttggcacactcaacatcgtcgttgccgccatcgttttccgtaccgtatcggctgtcggttcgaacatgtacgacgaaaacacaagctgtccgagacagcgagaacgttccataatgcgtACAACTCaactatgaagccagaacagaacagcgtgctacgctctgaaacggcggcgccgaccggcgactgccgcgaatgacgtcacagcggccccgaccaatcacaggcaacagcggcgttcgcgcgatgcgtTGAGGCACTGGTGAGCGTTTTCTtggaaaaacagccgcttgcgtttgttttcgccctttttgaaccagatattcgtgttcagggggctcaaaactgtagaatgccgcagagaactcattttattttcgaaaagtgtttcagatTCCCTTTAATATCTGCTATCTCAGCCATTAGCCTACTatggtgcgatcttgtacgcgttccaaaacagaacggaggcggtccgttccatcgagccgcacacgattggtcaatttgaaccgcgacgaatgccatgacgtcaattgtcacGTGAGCCGTGACGTTTTGCTGCTCATAAttattccgtgtcgtctgctaacgGGCGAACGCCACGGAACGGACGGAGAGTCCGTCCGGAGCGATAGAACGGATTAGAACGGCTACCAAACGGCTTGGATTGGATTAAAACGTAAATGCTTGGGACAGTTAGCATCTTTTGTATCCGATTCAATCCGATTCCGCGCTCCCAACAGTTGGAGAACATGGCGTTTTTCTCTGGCGTGCCTTTTCGTGTCGCCTGTGCGGCTGCTGCAGTCGCGCAGAGACGAAGACCCGAGGTAGACGATGCATTTGAAGAGTTGACGGAAGAAGAGTTCCGGCAGTATTTTCGTCTGTCCAAACGAACAGCGCGTAGCTTGTGCGACGAGCTTGACCCCATCATTGGATGCCAGCGAGCGAGTGGCCTTTCCACAGAAAGGAAGGTGTTGTGCGCGCTGCCATTCTTCGCCACCGGAAGCTTCCAGAGGAGCGTTGGTCGCGAGGAACACGTAGGCATGGCACAGTCGGCCGTGAGCAGCACCATTCACGAGGTGACGGAGGCCATCATTTCCGTATCTGCCCGGAGAAAGTTGGTGGACTTTCCCTTCGCACCGTCTGCCAAGGATGAGGCTAAGGCGGCGTTCGCGCGACGCGGCGCCATCCCAGGCGTGCTAGCGTGCGTCGACGGCACGTTGATCGCCATCATGAAGCCAGAGGGACTCAGCCCGGCCGACACGGCGAGCTTCATGTCGAGAAAGGGTTATTACGCCCTAAACGTCATGGTCGTAAGTACCGTTGGAATGTTTTACTTCAAACTGTTGTCGCCGTTTTTACTCGCCCATAGTTGCACTTGTTCAGTTTAATGCCCAAGCTGGCATAACAAGTAATGTAACGATTAAAAGAGGACATGCGGGGAACTGTTTACGAGCTCGTTGAAATCCCACATGTCGGGATTAATGGTGAGTGCCATGTGTTGTGCATAATCAGTCTGCCGTTCCAAAATTGTTTTAGTTGGGCAGCAGTCGTAGCAGAAATGGATACACTGTAGGGAAGACACGATGGAAGCATTTTGAACACGCAAGTACTTACAACCAGTGCATGGGCTGTCTTTGGCTCGTATGGGGGTTCTTGCGCAATATCGGGCCTCGAGTTTTCATTTAGCCATAATTAGTGCGAACCATAGGCGTCCACACAAGGGGGGgcgcattgccccccccccccaattgcaAGACCCTGTGCATGCCTATGGCTGAAACAGTCTGCTACTTGTACCAGCGTACGTGTATTCTTTTGTGCATATCAATGACAAAACGGATTTCGAGCATATCTGCAGCGGTATTTTGTATTGCTCCCCATTGCAGGTTTGCAACGTGGAACTTCGCATCCTTGTTGTGGACCCCCGGTTCCCTGGTTCATGCCATGACTCTTAGGTGTGGCAGCATAATCCACTGCGTGCACGCCTAGCCGCACAACTGCAGCCTGGCGAGTATCTGCTTGGTTAGTATTCGTAATGCGTACCCCTAACTAGGGCAGAGCACTCAACTGTCCCTTTCTGTAACAGGAGACTCAGGATATCCTCTCGAGCCATGGCTGCTTGTTCCAGTACCTGGCAGCCATGCCGGCACCACCTCTGAAGGCCACTACAACCAGGAGCACGCATCCATGCGCAATGTTGTGGAGAGATGTATCGGGGTGTTGAAAAGCAAGTTCCGCTGCTTGCAGCGCTTTCGGACACTGCTATACAGCCCCGATAGAGCAGCGCGAATCATTTATGCATGCGTTGCTCTGCATAACATTGCCTTGGACGCGGGCGACTGGACATTGGACGATTATGGTGGGGAAGTGCCACCACCTGAGGAGCCAGAGGAGCCAGGAGACATCCAGGTGCTGGCACCACGCGACGTGTTCCTCAGAGGAAGGGAGCAGCGCAGCGCCGTTGTCAACCTTTTCTGAAGGACACAGGAATGGTGAGTTTTCATaatacataatttatttataCAAAGTGCAGTGCCCTTAGGCTATCACAGGGCTGTGTTTGTACAGcggaaaatacattaaaaaatttGTATACACAACAAGTGCACCTCCATACGGATGGTCAATGTTCCCAATCTACACATCCGACAGATTATGATAATTTAAACACAAACGAAGTACACTTCGTTTcgccaaagacgtgaaaaattatagaccgatcaacttactgtccgttgcctacaaagtatttactaaggtaattgcaaatagaatcaggaacattttaaacttccgtcaaccaaaggaccaagcaggattccgcaaaggctactcaacaatagaccatattcacactatcaatcaggtgatagaaaaatgtgcggaatataaccaacctttatatatggCTTTTATTgcttacgagaaagcgtttgattcagtcgaaacctcagcagtcatggaggcattgcggaatcagggtgtagacgagccgtatgtaaaaatactgaaagatatctatagcggctccacagccaccgtagtcctccataaagcaagcaacaaaatcccaataaagaaaggtgtcaggcagggagatacgatatctccaatgctattcacagcgtgtttacaggaggtattcagagacctggattgggaa contains the following coding sequences:
- the LOC139051684 gene encoding putative nuclease HARBI1, which produces MAFFSGVPFRVACAAAAVAQRRRPEVDDAFEELTEEEFRQYFRLSKRTARSLCDELDPIIGCQRASGLSTERKVLCALPFFATGSFQRSVGREEHVGMAQSAVSSTIHEVTEAIISVSARRKLVDFPFAPSAKDEAKAAFARRGAIPGVLACVDGTLIAIMKPEGLSPADTASFMSRKGYYALNVMVVWQHNPLRARLAAQLQPGEYLLGDSGYPLEPWLLVPVPGSHAGTTSEGHYNQEHASMRNVVERCIGVLKSKFRCLQRFRTLLYSPDRAARIIYACVALHNIALDAGDWTLDDYGGEVPPPEEPEEPGDIQVLAPRDVFLRGREQRSAVVNLF